A portion of the Cryptomeria japonica chromosome 5, Sugi_1.0, whole genome shotgun sequence genome contains these proteins:
- the LOC131062126 gene encoding large ribosomal subunit protein uL24z yields the protein MKYNPRVSSSRRKSRKAHFTAPSSVRRVLMSAPLSTDLRNKYNVRSVPIRKDDEVQVVRGTFKGREGKVVQVYRRKWVIHIERITREKVNGQTVNVGVHPSKVVVTKLKLDKDRKALLERKAKGRAAEKGKGKFTAEDVAQPLQDVD from the exons GAGTCAGTAGTTCCAGGCGGAAGAGTCGCAAGGCTCATTTTACAGCTCCCTCCAGTGTGAGGCGTGTTTTGATGAGTGCACCACTTTCCACTGACCTAAGAAACAAGTATAAT GTTCGTTCTGTTCCAATCAGAAAGGATGACGAAGTTCAGGTTGTAAGAGGGACCTTCAAGGGAAGGGAGGGGAAGGTGGTTCAAGTTTATCGCAGGAAGTGGGTCATCCATATTGAACGCATCACCCGAGAGAAAGTCAATG GTCAGACTGTGAATGTTGGCGTCCACCCATCCAAGGTTGTGGTGACAAAGTTGAAGCTAGATAAGGATAGAAAGGCTCTTCTAGAGAGGAAAGCTAAGGGCAGAGCTGCTGAGAAAGGAAAGGGCAAATTCACAGCAGAGGATGTTGCTCAACCTCTACAGGATGTTGATTAG